Within Brienomyrus brachyistius isolate T26 chromosome 20, BBRACH_0.4, whole genome shotgun sequence, the genomic segment TGCAGGTATGTGTGAGCCGGCAGTTCGTAGGCCGCACCAATGATGTCACAGATTGCAGGCCACACCAATGATGTCACAGATTGCAGGCCACACCAATGATGTCACAGATTGCAGGCCACACCAATGATGTCACAGATTGCAGGCCACACCAATGATGTCACAGATTGCAGGCCACACCAATGATGTCATtggtgtatttttattattgttcagAACAACTGCTTAATTCCATAAAATTCAAATAAGAGTGTACTGCAAAAAGTGTAATGCTGCCCCATCCCCCCAACTACTCCTAGGACGGCCCATTCGGGAACATGTCCGTGATGGTTTACCCACGGGAAGAAAAGCTGGAGAAGCTCTCGCAGGAGGAGATCATCTCCAGCACCAAGCAGGTGATCCAGGGCCTGGAGACGCTGAAGAACGAGCACAACACCATCCTGCACAGCCTGCTGGAGGCGATCACCAGCctgaagaaggaggaggagaccaaTGTGGTGCAAGAGAAGTCCAGCCTGCTGCACAAGTCGGTGGAGATGATCGAACTGGGGTTGGAGGAGGCACAGGTAGGCCATAGAAAGAGCTTTGTATGGCTGGGGTGGGGCATTGACAGATATGCCAGATTTCATGCTTGCCAGCAGGGGGAGTAGTGGTTGGTGACATATGTTTATATGCAGTGAAGTCTGAGCCCTTTAGTGAGGCAACTGCTTAAATAACATCACTTGTTCGCAGTTTTAGACACAGTAGTGATGTGGGTGTGGCTGAAATAGCAGAAAATAAATTTCCTAATGTGGCCACACTTGTGAGTCATTTCGCGAGCTGCCAGGTGACACCGGACCCCCTCCATGCTCACACCCGCAGGTGATGACAGCGCTGTCGGGCCACCTGAACGCAGTGGAGTCCGAGAAGCAGAAGCTGCGGGCACAGGTACGGCGCctctgccaggagaaccagtggCTACGCGACGAGCTGGCCGCGAGCCAGCAGAAGCTGCAGCACAGCGAGCAGAGCGTGgtccagctggaggaggagatgAAGCACCTGGAGTTCATGAGCCAGCTCAGGAAGTACGATGAGGACGCCTCCCCCTTGGTGAGCGGGGCTGCCTTATCGGGCGCTGCCACACGCTCTAGAGCTTTGTGGCTCGGGAGACATGCAGCTTGTCTTTCTATCCGGAATTTGTAAGTGGGTTTGTTCTTTCAGACGGCAGAAGTAAAAGCAGAGCAGCTTTCACAGAGCGAAAATAACCTGTTTTGTGAAAAACTGAGGCGTGGAAAAATtctctgggttttttttttttctttcttcacaAATTGCTTTTCAAGGTAACGGTATTCACTTTGCCTCCTTGTCTGTGCGTCGTATAACTTGGCCTGCAAAATGCAGAAGTAAATGAATGAGAGGCACAAATGTAATGTCCTTCTGGATTGAAAATAAGAATGCCATAATTGTGTTTCAGGCTGAAAGCAGCAGTGAAACATGCTGTGAAATGCAGCTggctttaaatattaaattccTGTGAGAACTTGAGTGATTTTTCACAGTCAGCCAAGAGATTCCTCATAGTGAGACTAACAATGAGTATATCAACAACCCTCTTAGCATTGTCCAGGCTTTTCTTTCAGTCTGTCTCATATTTGCCTTTTTATAAGTTAGCTAACCAACTTCAAGGGCAGTTGTTCCGTCTGGCTCTTCAAGACTTTGACACTCCATGCTAAGAAATAAAGCTGTTTTCATAGCCTGAGGACCTTGAGCTAGACTGAAGGTGGGAAGAAACAGGAAAATTAGTTGGCTTTAAATGCAGTATAATACCATAAATCATGCCACAGTCTAATGAAATGGCCTGCAGCTGAGTTGCAGACCCAACTCTTGAAATTTGATGAGTTGATGAGGAACCAAATGCATTTCCATCGATTCCATGTCATTACAAATTGCTGCCTTGCTTTCATGGCTGGAGATAGCTACAGGTATAAAATAGAAGAAAGCTGACATAATGAAAGAAGTTGATCATCAGAAGGGGCAAAAGGAGGCAAATAATCTTAAATCTCTGAAATATACAGAGGTTTAAGGGGGAAATATACGGTATTTTTGACATGTACCTCAGTCAACAGCAATGCTTGGTATCTCCCCATTGCCTCTAATTGCTTGTGGATTTGACCCAATACCCTCCCACACTTTTACAGGAAGAAAAGGAAGGTGAACCTCATAAAGACTGCCTGGATGATCTCTTTCCCAATGAAGCAGAGGAGCACGTGCATCCAAGTACGTAGTCCTCAATgtttacatcagtgtttcccagtccggtcctcagggaccccaggCAGgctatatttttgctccctccccagtagggagctgggagggaacaaaaatgtaaacaccggTTTATCATCAGCATTTACTCAAACAATAATACAATTATTACGCTGCGTTGCTAAAGGTTATGCTCATTTCTATATATTATGTGAAACTGAATTGCTATAAGCTCTAATGTTATTTTATCTTTCCGATGAACATGAATTAAACTGggttttttttatattcttATGAGAAAGTAGATGTAATGTACAAAATGCTGTCTCCTTGACCCAAAAGACAGTCATTTAAAAGGAGCCCATGTGAAATAAGGGTACCTGTGACAGCATTTAACCGCCCACCCCCCCCGGTCCTCTGCAGCACAGCATCAGCACAGCAGCAGCACAGCGGCAGTGGCGGCGGCCCAGCGGGGTGGTTATGAGATCCCGGCCCGCCTGCGCACCCTCCACAACCTGGTGATCCAGTACGCCTCGCAGGGCCGCTACGAGGTGGCCGTGCCCCTGTGCAAGCAGGCGCTGGAGGACCTGGAGAAGACCTCCGGCCACGACCACCCCGACGTGGCCACCATGCTCAACATCCTGGCGCTGGTCTACAGGTAGGTCAGCCGGGGACAGAAAGACCCTCCTTTTTATAGAAAGTACACACAAACAAGTGCAAAAATGTGTAGGTTTTTTGACTGTTAAAACAGTGTATGCCAGTATTTCTCAGCCCTATTGTCAGGGACCATGAGAcagtccctcccagctcccagcacacctgaaccaaacaatcaaAAACAATCATTCTGACATCacaaatgatggttttgccTGTACCATATTTTCTCTGACTTTCAATTCATTTTGTAAAGGGAATACAAAGGACGGTCATATGACAATGgatacttattattattattattattgtgtgtgtgtgtgtgtgtgtgtgtgtgtgcacatcactgcatatttttgtgtttttacattCAGGGACCAAAACAAGTACAAGGAGGCCGCCCATCTGCTATATGATGCCTTATCTATCCGTGAGAAGACTCTGGGCAAAGACCACCCAGCAGTAAGTGGCGAACAGGAAGTGAGCCGACTTTGTGGAGGGATGTAGTTTGACAGATATGATAATGGTCAAAATAACCATGTCGTGTATCCAGTGTCATATGAACATCCTTTGTATTCCCTTTACAAAATGTATTGGGGGAACCATCATTTGTGATGTCAGAATGAGTAACTGTCAGTCAAACCCACATTCATTACTTAGAGTAAAAGGGTTAGAGTTTGGTTTATATGAGGTAGTGCCACAGTGACCCCTGTATGCATTGCACTGTAATTACATGTAAAACACAGAGACTGTCAGCTCAATTCAGCATGCACTCTAGAATGTAATGTCCTCTGGATGCTGGCAACTGAGGACTCTAGGACCTGATACCTAAGTCACAGTATGATGAGCAGTGCAGAGGTCAAATCAGAGACAAGCTACCAGTGCATTCATGTAAGTCAGCTTTAGCACAAGCAGCTTAGGAGCAGGAATTTGACCATGTCTGAAATGTGACTGGCAGGTGGCTGCAACACTGAACAACCTGGCTGTGCTGTATGGGAAGAGGGGCAAGTACAAGGAGGCTGAGCCTCTCTGCAAGAGGGCGCTGGAGATCCGAGAGAAGGTAGGGAAGGACACGTCCATGGCCAAGTGGAATGGAAAGCACCTGTCATTTTGCAGCCAAGCAATCGTTGGACCGTGACTTCCTTTCGTTTCAAATGAGCAACAGTGTGTTTGCGGGAAATGCTGCATTTGCCTGTCCCTCAATGATCACTGTAAGAGTGACCATTGAGGATTAGTGGGTGACATGCCTTACAGTGACCTATTCATCTAAACCAGCGGTATGCAGCCCAAATCCTGGAGTGCCAGTATctagcaggttttctatcctacctgacgGGTTACTATCTGCCTGAGGTCAGGTGTAGTTCATCAGAGAAGGGGAGGATGGAAAATCTGCTGGAAaccggcactccaggatcaTGGGTTACCTACTCCTgatctaaaccagtgtttcccaacccagtcctgggGGAACCCTGGgcagttcacgtttttgctctctcccaactcccagccaatcaggaacaccgaatacctggtgcaggtgcgctgggagctgagaggaagcaaaaacatggactgttcggggttccccaaggactgggttgggaaacactgatttaaacTATTACTTCTGTAGTTCATATTAGAGAGAACTCTGTATTAGATTGTAAGTTAGTCATGTGACTGATAAGACAATGTCAAGTACAAATATTCATGGTCAGTAGAACTTATAATTCAGATCAGTTTTATCTGTATAGTGCATTTTTACAAcatcccagtgagcaagtcagaggtGAAAGTGGCAAGTAAAAGAAGGAAGATTCTttaggaggaaccagactcaaagggggagcccatcctccagggggcagcagaggaagccgtaaccttaaccaaacccaaaggggtgagcccatcctccagggaccggcagaggaagtcaaatgagcaaGATGTCAAAGTCCCAATTCACACTGTCCCAATTTTAACATTTGAGTCTAAAAGTAGGAGGTACGCAGGTGATggcgtcacatgtagcagggtgtgcaggatatcttgattatttggggtctccaggcagcacacccctGGAGGGGtaagggaaataaaatgtgcaattagccaaagtaggggagactataggaaCTGCAAACAGTTATGTGAGTCCATaatgtaagctccggcagatatggctatagcAGCATTAGTACTGTAAGGGagaacgcaggcatggggagtccctgaaagcCTTTTTACCCTTGTTTGGTTTCTCTCCTCATTAACGTTCTGGTATTGCAATCAGGTGCTGGGGAAGGATCATCCAGATGTGGCCAAACAATTGAACAACCTGGCTTTGTTATGTCAAAACCAAGGCAAGTATGGGGAGGTTGAGTACTACTATCGCCGAGCCTTGGAAATCTACGAGCGCAGACTCGGTCCAGATGACCCCAATGTGGCCAAGACCAAGAACAACCTGGTGAGAGAAAGTGTGCAAAAAGCCCTTATCTTTGAGTATGAAGCTAAATTAGATGCTGTTATAAAGTTCATAAAGGTGTATTGATAGTGATGCAGTTCTTACAGTGAAGTACTATTATAGCATATTAAATGCATATTgttgattaaaaaaatatatatatggagGAAAAACTTCCGGATTTTGGCTTGAATTTAATTTCCCTGGCATTGACTGGGCTACAGTGAACCATTAAACCTGTCCGTCACACAGGTGTCTGTTTTACGGTCTACTTCTAATATTCctgtctttaattttttttcagaatcTGATTGAGAATACATAATTCACTTCACATATGTAATATTTGTGCTTACTTTTTGTTCTATTAAGCCATATTGGAAGGTGATCTGCAAATAATTGAATCGCCAGTTCAGTTTCATTATCatgatggagaaaaaaaaagaataaccaggacacacacacatgccgatcttccattcatttctatgagaaaaaccctaatcccaatcacgacacccttaaccctaaccctaacctaaccttaaccttaagtaaccaaacaaaatacaaaaaggtCTGGTTCAGCCTTGTTTCTTCCTGACAGAAATAGGGAAAAGGTTAATACACTGTTTTCTTCTTTGCGTGGCTTTAGTAAGGATGTTACTCTATCTTCAAGCTGAAGCTCTCAcaagtgatgatgatgatgatatttAGCTTTTCAGTAGAGTAAATGTAACTTTTTCATGGGTGTCTGTGATTCTTAGAATGTGTATGTGATAaacacctgttattttgatatgGTGGGATTAGTTTTTTCAGTCCTCACAAGggcaaactcaattttataaaaatgtcaaaagttttgcagtttgtttggttacttaaggttaaggttaggttagggttgggttagggttaagggtgtcgtgattgggattatgGTTTTTCTCATAGCAATGAATGGAAGATCGGCATTTATTACAtacatgtgtgcgtgcgtgtatgtTTTTAAATCAAAGTATATTTCTTTTCTGTAGGCATCCTGTTTCCTGAAACAGGGAAAGTACAGGGAGGCTGAGGTCCTATACAAGGAGATTCTCACCCGTGCACATGAGAAGGAGGCTGATGGTAAGCAGGGCGGCTGGAAAGTATAGGCCCAAAGCATATGTTGGATGAA encodes:
- the LOC125715655 gene encoding kinesin light chain 1-like; amino-acid sequence: MSVMVYPREEKLEKLSQEEIISSTKQVIQGLETLKNEHNTILHSLLEAITSLKKEEETNVVQEKSSLLHKSVEMIELGLEEAQVMTALSGHLNAVESEKQKLRAQVRRLCQENQWLRDELAASQQKLQHSEQSVVQLEEEMKHLEFMSQLRKYDEDASPLEEKEGEPHKDCLDDLFPNEAEEHVHPTQHQHSSSTAAVAAAQRGGYEIPARLRTLHNLVIQYASQGRYEVAVPLCKQALEDLEKTSGHDHPDVATMLNILALVYRDQNKYKEAAHLLYDALSIREKTLGKDHPAVAATLNNLAVLYGKRGKYKEAEPLCKRALEIREKVLGKDHPDVAKQLNNLALLCQNQGKYGEVEYYYRRALEIYERRLGPDDPNVAKTKNNLASCFLKQGKYREAEVLYKEILTRAHEKEADGKQGGWKV